The genomic stretch TATCTCCCGAACCCCCAGGTGCTTGCAACACTCCGCATTCCGCACGTGACCGACAACTTTAACTCCGCGACCGGGAAATTCAGCTGTCCATCGAACGGCGAATACATCCATCATCCGCGGTTTGACCTGCGGTCGTCCAGCCTGCTGTACACGGCATGGATCGATCAGGGAGTCCGGGTGTGGGATATCTCCAATCCCTTCCTGCCGCGCGAGGTGGGGTATTATCTCTCGCCGCGGTATCCGGGGCGATTCCCGAACCGGCAGGTCCGGGAGGTCTACCAAGACAGCGACACGGCGCTGATCTACATGGCGGATGCCAACGGCGCAGGGATCACCGTCCTGCGGTGGACCGGTCCCATCCCGCCCAGGCCTCCTGTCCCTGCCGCCGTTCCGGGTGCGCGTTAGCGAACGCTCATCGCGGGGCTCCCGCGGAAACTCCGGGGGTCCGCTCGATTAATTGATAGGAAATTCCGCCGGTCGTCTCCTCGACGGTCCAGATGCTCAACGTGTTCCCGCTTCGCCGCGGTTCGGGCGTGGTGGTCCGCACCCCAAGCGGGGCCAGTTGAGCCAGCGCGTTGGCGAGGCTGTCAACCTCGACCGCGATGTGTTCGATGCGTGCCCGCCCGCGTTCTCCCAGCCGCTTCCGCCGAGCCTCCGCGTCTCCGATTTCGATCACTTCGATGTCTACATCAC from bacterium encodes the following:
- a CDS encoding VOC family protein, whose product is MTPVPRSMFRRIDHVGVIVDNLEEARRWLTGVFGLPLRRSVDVPEGRIHGEFYGCGDVDIEVIEIGDAEARRKRLGERGRARIEHIAVEVDSLANALAQLAPLGVRTTTPEPRRSGNTLSIWTVEETTGGISYQLIERTPGVSAGAPR